In Halobaculum limi, one DNA window encodes the following:
- a CDS encoding helix-turn-helix domain-containing protein, whose protein sequence is MSEDRTADGVLDLLGDEYARSILAAVSTDAMSAAELGEHCDMSVSTVYRRAEALVERDLLVERVRIDPDGHHESVFEPAVERLAVEVRDGSLDVDIEQPNEDAVDRFTRVWEDIRES, encoded by the coding sequence GTGAGCGAGGACCGGACCGCCGACGGCGTACTCGACCTACTTGGAGACGAGTACGCCAGGTCCATTCTCGCGGCCGTGAGCACCGACGCGATGTCGGCCGCAGAACTCGGGGAGCACTGTGATATGTCCGTCTCGACGGTGTACCGACGGGCCGAGGCGCTGGTGGAGCGAGACCTCCTCGTCGAGCGGGTGCGCATCGACCCCGACGGCCACCACGAGTCGGTGTTTGAACCGGCCGTCGAACGCCTGGCGGTGGAGGTACGCGACGGCTCGCTCGACGTCGACATCGAGCAACCGAACGAGGACGCCGTGGATCGGTTCACGCGCGTCTGGGAGGACATCAGGGAGAGCTAA
- a CDS encoding pantoate kinase → MDEATAFAPGHITAFFAPYPDSDPVRAGSRGAGLALSDGVEVTVRSMADGDTERDAAATGTADLRLDGTPAEMEPVGRVLSSLGVTAEVEVTSDVPVGAGFGVSGGAALATALAANAVFDLERSENDLVRTAHAAEAAAGTGLGDVVGQFRGGLPVRLEPGPPGYGRMDGVPARPRVEYVSFGELSTERVLGGDLDPVREAGEAALTRLMRGPDELELLAAGREFASEAGLLVPEVAEAVEAVEAEGGLASMAMLGRTVFALGTGLSDAGYDAQACSIHPTGATLRVDE, encoded by the coding sequence ATGGACGAGGCGACCGCGTTCGCACCGGGACACATCACCGCCTTCTTCGCGCCGTACCCTGACTCCGACCCCGTCCGTGCGGGGTCTCGCGGCGCCGGTCTCGCACTCTCCGACGGCGTCGAGGTGACGGTCCGCTCGATGGCCGACGGCGACACAGAGCGGGATGCGGCCGCCACGGGAACCGCCGACCTTCGCCTGGACGGCACGCCCGCCGAGATGGAGCCAGTCGGCCGAGTGCTCTCCTCGCTCGGCGTCACGGCCGAGGTCGAGGTGACCAGCGACGTCCCCGTCGGTGCGGGCTTCGGCGTCTCCGGCGGGGCGGCGCTGGCGACGGCGCTCGCGGCCAACGCCGTCTTCGACCTGGAGCGCTCGGAGAACGACCTGGTGCGAACCGCCCACGCCGCAGAGGCCGCCGCCGGGACGGGACTGGGCGACGTCGTCGGACAGTTCCGCGGCGGCCTCCCGGTTCGACTGGAGCCGGGACCGCCGGGGTACGGCCGGATGGACGGCGTCCCTGCCCGCCCGCGCGTCGAGTACGTCTCCTTCGGCGAACTGTCGACCGAACGCGTCCTCGGCGGCGACCTCGACCCGGTTCGCGAGGCGGGTGAGGCGGCACTGACGCGGTTGATGCGCGGGCCCGACGAACTCGAACTGCTCGCGGCCGGCCGGGAGTTCGCGAGCGAGGCGGGCCTGCTCGTGCCCGAGGTGGCGGAGGCGGTCGAGGCGGTCGAAGCCGAGGGCGGCCTCGCCTCGATGGCGATGCTCGGGCGGACGGTGTTCGCGCTCGGCACGGGCCTGTCGGACGCCGGGTATGACGCGCAGGCGTGTTCGATCCACCCGACGGGTGCGACGCTCCGAGTTGACGAGTAG
- a CDS encoding ATP-binding protein — MTSSGGSGGPTDAAAEGMPESTEPAVPPWRSPALAVGGAFTAALVVLTAGFAFTEADRTAGSLVLGLVGPLAAVWAYGVVLAWVARVDPPRRHHTRLTGWLVVGVIPFVVGGVINQAYMAAVGSLTGVSATAAGWWACGGVVFGAAVGIGDVRVRMRTAEAEAANARNERFVEVLTVLNRVLRHDVRNDLTVIAGYIDLARRESDPSIHEYLDGIQNRAERIERLSDHAALAEDAVMGEDTHTGATDMARVVRRVVGAIDRDYPEATVSLRVDAADRTAWVPDHDLLESAIHNVVENAVEHADHADPTVDVVVQVRDAEEGDAVRVVGGDGPTAAGEVVEVVVTDDGPGFPDRERTVLEEGGEEALEHSSGMGLWVVHWIVDAVGGETDVTSRDGDGSVVTLRFPRVDEDASADDE; from the coding sequence GTGACGTCTTCGGGAGGTTCGGGGGGCCCGACCGACGCGGCCGCTGAGGGGATGCCGGAGTCGACGGAGCCAGCGGTGCCGCCGTGGCGGTCGCCCGCGCTCGCGGTGGGGGGTGCGTTCACCGCCGCGCTCGTCGTGTTGACCGCGGGATTCGCGTTCACCGAGGCCGATCGCACCGCGGGATCGCTCGTGCTCGGTCTCGTCGGTCCGCTGGCGGCGGTCTGGGCGTACGGGGTCGTCCTCGCGTGGGTCGCGCGAGTCGACCCGCCGCGTCGCCACCACACGCGACTGACCGGGTGGCTCGTGGTCGGCGTCATCCCGTTCGTCGTCGGCGGCGTGATCAATCAGGCGTATATGGCCGCCGTCGGGTCGCTCACGGGCGTCTCCGCGACCGCGGCGGGGTGGTGGGCCTGCGGCGGCGTCGTCTTCGGCGCGGCCGTCGGCATCGGCGACGTGCGCGTGCGGATGCGGACGGCCGAGGCGGAGGCGGCGAACGCTCGCAATGAACGCTTCGTCGAGGTGTTAACCGTCCTCAATCGGGTGTTGCGACACGACGTGCGCAACGACCTCACGGTTATCGCCGGCTACATCGACCTCGCGAGACGCGAGAGCGACCCGTCGATCCACGAGTACCTCGACGGCATCCAGAACCGTGCCGAACGGATCGAGCGACTGAGCGACCACGCGGCGCTGGCGGAAGACGCGGTGATGGGCGAGGACACGCACACGGGGGCGACCGATATGGCGCGGGTCGTCAGACGCGTCGTCGGCGCTATCGACCGCGACTACCCGGAGGCGACCGTCTCGCTTCGCGTCGACGCCGCCGACCGCACCGCGTGGGTCCCCGACCACGACCTGCTGGAGTCGGCAATCCACAACGTTGTCGAGAACGCCGTCGAACACGCCGACCACGCCGACCCGACCGTCGACGTCGTCGTGCAGGTTCGTGACGCCGAGGAGGGCGACGCGGTTCGCGTGGTCGGAGGCGACGGCCCCACCGCGGCCGGCGAGGTGGTCGAAGTCGTCGTCACCGACGACGGGCCGGGCTTCCCCGACCGCGAGCGGACCGTGCTGGAAGAAGGTGGCGAGGAGGCACTCGAACACAGTTCCGGGATGGGGCTGTGGGTCGTCCACTGGATCGTCGACGCCGTCGGCGGCGAGACCGACGTGACCTCGCGTGACGGCGACGGGAGCGTCGTCACGCTTCGGTTCCCGCGCGTCGACGAGGACGCGAGTGCAGACGACGAGTGA
- a CDS encoding DUF7521 family protein produces MHIELVIAKVATVLLGTAISIQALRGYRRHGSEPMLYLGAGFLFVTIGSVLEGVLFDVLGWSLFAAGAVQTSLVAVGMLVILYSLFGEVSVS; encoded by the coding sequence ATGCACATCGAACTCGTCATCGCGAAGGTCGCCACGGTACTGTTGGGAACCGCCATCTCGATCCAGGCGCTGCGGGGCTACCGTCGCCACGGGAGCGAGCCGATGCTGTATCTCGGAGCTGGGTTCCTGTTCGTCACTATCGGCTCGGTACTGGAGGGCGTCCTGTTCGACGTACTCGGGTGGAGTCTGTTTGCCGCGGGTGCGGTCCAGACGTCGCTCGTCGCGGTTGGGATGCTCGTCATCCTCTACTCGCTGTTCGGCGAGGTGTCGGTGTCGTGA
- the aspS gene encoding aspartate--tRNA(Asn) ligase — MHGRTYTADATPGETVTVAGWVHETRDLGGIAFLILRDKSGKIQVKLEKDEMDEEMVETGLDAHRESVLKVEGDVKEEPRAPTGVEVVPTDIEVIAPADPELPLDPSGKVDAELPTRLDNRTLDLRKSEVQAVFEIRAKVLETVRETFRQQDATEINTPKIVATGTEGGTELFPISYFGEEAFMNQSPQLFKQLMAGSNLERVFEIGPIFRAEEHNTPRHLNEAHSIDFEGAFCDHTEAMDVAEAVTKAAYEAVQDECADELEELGLADDFAVPEGDFPRLSYQEALDRINATGELDDHLVWGDDLSTEAEHVLGQEVGEHYFITDWPSEVKPFYIKDHDDDDEKSTGFDMMHPRMELVSGGQREHRHDHLIAGFEQQGLDPEEFEYYTKMFKYGMPPHAGWGMGAERLIMTMLDLDNIREAVLFPRDRQRLSP; from the coding sequence ATGCACGGCCGAACCTACACGGCGGACGCGACTCCCGGTGAGACGGTCACCGTCGCCGGCTGGGTCCACGAGACCCGCGACCTCGGCGGTATCGCCTTCCTCATCCTCCGCGACAAGTCCGGCAAGATCCAGGTCAAACTGGAGAAAGACGAGATGGACGAGGAGATGGTCGAGACCGGACTCGACGCCCACCGCGAGTCCGTCCTCAAAGTCGAGGGCGACGTGAAAGAGGAGCCTCGTGCGCCCACCGGCGTCGAGGTCGTCCCGACCGACATCGAAGTCATCGCGCCCGCAGACCCGGAACTCCCGCTCGACCCCTCCGGGAAAGTCGACGCTGAACTCCCGACCCGCCTCGACAACCGCACGCTGGACCTCCGCAAGTCGGAGGTGCAGGCGGTGTTCGAGATTCGCGCGAAGGTGCTGGAGACGGTTCGCGAGACGTTCCGCCAGCAGGACGCCACCGAGATCAACACGCCGAAGATCGTCGCCACCGGCACCGAGGGCGGCACGGAACTGTTCCCGATCTCCTACTTCGGCGAGGAGGCGTTCATGAACCAGAGCCCGCAACTGTTCAAGCAGCTGATGGCCGGTTCCAACCTCGAACGCGTCTTCGAGATCGGCCCGATCTTCCGCGCCGAGGAGCACAACACGCCGCGACACCTCAACGAGGCCCACTCTATCGACTTCGAGGGCGCGTTCTGCGACCACACCGAGGCGATGGACGTCGCCGAGGCCGTCACGAAGGCTGCCTACGAGGCGGTGCAAGACGAGTGCGCCGACGAACTCGAAGAACTCGGCCTCGCCGACGACTTCGCGGTGCCCGAGGGCGACTTCCCGCGCCTGAGCTACCAGGAGGCGCTCGACCGCATCAACGCGACGGGCGAACTCGACGACCACCTCGTGTGGGGCGACGACCTCTCGACGGAGGCCGAACACGTCCTCGGACAGGAGGTCGGCGAGCACTACTTCATCACCGACTGGCCCTCGGAGGTCAAGCCGTTCTACATCAAAGACCACGACGACGACGACGAGAAGTCCACGGGCTTCGACATGATGCACCCGCGGATGGAACTCGTCTCGGGCGGCCAGCGTGAACACCGTCACGACCACCTCATCGCCGGGTTCGAGCAGCAGGGACTCGACCCCGAGGAGTTCGAGTACTACACCAAGATGTTCAAGTACGGGATGCCGCCCCACGCCGGGTGGGGGATGGGCGCAGAGCGCCTCATTATGACGATGCTCGACTTAGACAACATCCGCGAAGCTGTCCTCTTCCCGCGCGACCGCCAGCGTCTGTCGCCGTAG
- a CDS encoding NUDIX domain-containing protein — MTDIRGVVLGALRRPDTGEYLVQRLSGTDDTHFHRFIGGGIEPGEPSDAALEREFREELGVAVDAGPAFCTVENLFEFGGESHHEFAVVRAATFVDDVLYDRETFAGVDGADGERIEYEAYWRSLADLRAADAPFFPAGVADAVAADGHVHVVSPQEADVDAVGGDDD; from the coding sequence ATGACCGACATCCGCGGCGTCGTCCTCGGCGCACTCCGTCGTCCAGACACCGGCGAGTACCTCGTGCAGCGACTGTCCGGCACCGACGATACCCACTTCCATCGCTTCATCGGCGGCGGTATCGAGCCGGGAGAGCCGAGTGACGCGGCGCTGGAGCGCGAGTTTCGCGAGGAGTTGGGCGTCGCCGTCGACGCCGGGCCCGCGTTCTGCACTGTCGAGAACCTGTTCGAGTTCGGCGGCGAGTCGCACCACGAGTTCGCCGTCGTCCGGGCGGCGACGTTCGTGGACGACGTGCTGTACGACCGGGAGACGTTCGCAGGCGTCGACGGCGCGGACGGCGAGCGCATCGAGTACGAGGCGTACTGGCGTTCGCTCGCGGACCTGCGCGCGGCCGACGCGCCGTTCTTCCCCGCGGGCGTCGCCGACGCGGTCGCCGCCGACGGCCACGTTCACGTCGTCAGTCCGCAGGAAGCCGACGTCGACGCGGTCGGTGGCGACGACGACTAA
- a CDS encoding molybdopterin-dependent oxidoreductase has product MNGSERGHTSRVRGVVARTLRRVEPPPRVVDWAIAVAVAVEVASGLYSFTQGTPSGAWVFWFHSTVGLTLAALVAFKLYRVRRRVTSAAAWDRFTPISVLQAIVTLAALGTGVFWVLGGNVPIFAWTTLNLHVGLGLLLVPLVLWHLRGRYHSPRALDPDRRAALKVGALLVAGTVAWRVTESADTVLGGASRRFTGSKPTGDLYDTETEGGGFPVTSWVADDPDPVDRAAWTLSVRGLVDEELDLSYAGLAGDGPDRELDATLDCTSGWYTHQRWGGVRVGDLLDSAGVDERARYVRFTSVTGYRWSLPVEEARDALLATHVRGDRLSHGHGAPARLVAAGRRGFQWVKWVESVEVRERGDPMQWLVTLVSGFD; this is encoded by the coding sequence ATGAACGGGTCCGAACGCGGCCACACGAGTCGCGTTCGCGGCGTCGTCGCACGCACGCTTCGCCGCGTCGAGCCACCGCCACGCGTCGTCGACTGGGCCATCGCCGTCGCGGTCGCCGTCGAAGTCGCCTCGGGACTGTACTCGTTCACGCAGGGGACGCCGAGCGGCGCGTGGGTGTTCTGGTTCCACTCGACGGTCGGCCTGACGCTCGCGGCGCTCGTCGCGTTCAAACTGTACCGCGTTCGCCGTCGAGTGACCAGCGCCGCCGCGTGGGACCGATTCACCCCTATCTCGGTCCTCCAGGCGATCGTCACGCTCGCGGCGCTCGGGACGGGTGTGTTCTGGGTGCTCGGCGGCAACGTCCCTATCTTCGCGTGGACGACGCTGAACCTCCACGTCGGCCTGGGCCTCCTGCTGGTCCCGCTGGTCCTGTGGCACCTCCGCGGACGGTACCACTCCCCACGAGCCCTCGACCCCGACCGCCGGGCGGCGCTGAAGGTCGGCGCTCTCCTCGTCGCGGGCACGGTCGCGTGGCGAGTGACCGAGAGCGCCGACACCGTCCTCGGTGGCGCGAGCAGACGGTTCACCGGGTCGAAACCGACGGGCGACCTCTACGACACCGAGACGGAGGGTGGCGGCTTCCCCGTCACGTCGTGGGTCGCCGACGACCCCGACCCCGTCGACCGCGCAGCGTGGACGCTGTCGGTGCGTGGCCTCGTCGACGAGGAACTCGACCTGTCGTACGCCGGCCTCGCCGGGGACGGCCCCGACCGTGAACTGGACGCGACGCTCGACTGCACCTCCGGGTGGTACACCCACCAGCGATGGGGCGGCGTCCGCGTCGGCGACCTGCTCGATTCCGCGGGCGTCGACGAGCGTGCCCGCTACGTTCGCTTCACCTCGGTCACGGGCTACCGCTGGTCACTCCCGGTCGAGGAGGCCCGCGATGCCCTCCTCGCGACGCACGTCCGCGGCGACCGACTCAGCCACGGGCACGGCGCACCCGCTCGACTCGTCGCGGCGGGGCGTCGAGGGTTCCAGTGGGTGAAATGGGTCGAGTCGGTGGAGGTGCGCGAGCGAGGCGACCCGATGCAGTGGCTCGTGACGCTGGTCTCCGGCTTCGATTAG
- a CDS encoding 4-phosphopantoate--beta-alanine ligase, with protein MTDDADAGDPEVPADPEHESEIPEDHPRYQSLLTRHRIEHGVDLGITSKQGLIAEGRGEAFDYLLGEETLPSADEAARVAAAHLLLADHPVLSVNGNVAALVPGEIVALAAATGADVEVNLFNRTPERMEAIAEHLRDHGASEVKGLTADGRIPGLSHERAKVDADGIGDADVVVVPLEDGDRAEALGAMGKTEIVIDLNPMSRSAQVAAVPIVDNIIRAVPNITRHAEDLADASDEELRAIVEAFDPEAALEEAERAIRQGELD; from the coding sequence ATGACCGATGACGCCGACGCGGGCGACCCGGAGGTGCCCGCGGACCCCGAACACGAGTCGGAGATTCCCGAGGACCACCCACGGTATCAGTCGCTGCTCACTCGTCACCGAATCGAGCACGGTGTCGACCTCGGGATCACCTCGAAACAGGGCCTCATCGCCGAGGGACGCGGCGAGGCGTTCGACTACCTGCTCGGCGAGGAGACGCTCCCCAGCGCCGACGAGGCCGCCCGCGTCGCCGCTGCACACCTCCTGCTCGCCGACCACCCGGTGCTCTCGGTGAACGGCAACGTCGCGGCGCTCGTCCCTGGCGAAATCGTCGCCCTTGCGGCGGCGACCGGCGCGGACGTCGAGGTGAACTTGTTCAACCGCACGCCTGAGCGGATGGAGGCTATCGCCGAGCACCTCCGCGACCACGGTGCGAGCGAGGTGAAGGGATTGACCGCGGACGGCCGGATTCCGGGCTTGAGTCACGAACGCGCGAAGGTAGACGCCGACGGCATCGGCGACGCCGACGTGGTCGTCGTGCCGTTGGAGGACGGCGACCGCGCGGAGGCGCTGGGTGCGATGGGGAAAACGGAGATCGTCATCGACCTCAATCCGATGAGTCGGTCGGCGCAGGTCGCCGCCGTCCCCATCGTCGACAACATCATCCGCGCGGTGCCGAACATTACCCGCCACGCCGAAGACTTGGCCGACGCGAGCGACGAGGAACTACGAGCGATCGTCGAGGCGTTCGACCCCGAGGCTGCGCTGGAAGAGGCAGAGCGAGCGATCCGACAGGGCGAGTTGGACTGA
- a CDS encoding DUF7521 family protein, with protein sequence MTDGTHLALGVVRAAVLVLGVGVTVTAARAYHRVGEPYLRDAAVAFGVITAGVLVEGVLFQFTTLDLTAVHLVESVAIGVGFLILLRSLRA encoded by the coding sequence GTGACCGACGGTACGCACCTCGCGCTGGGCGTCGTCCGCGCGGCCGTCCTCGTGTTGGGTGTCGGCGTAACCGTGACTGCCGCCCGTGCGTACCACCGAGTCGGCGAACCGTACCTCCGTGACGCCGCCGTCGCCTTCGGCGTCATCACCGCCGGTGTGCTCGTCGAGGGAGTGTTGTTCCAGTTCACAACCCTCGACCTGACCGCAGTCCACCTCGTCGAGTCCGTCGCTATCGGCGTCGGATTCTTGATTCTCCTCCGGTCGCTGCGCGCGTGA
- a CDS encoding cupin domain-containing protein codes for MDHVVVDDLDNSLQPAAVMRHLTDPLGCTDLAINYYELDPGDSFAFAYHNHEVQEEVFVVLSGTATWVVGPEPENADFSDAGDPEERREVEVGPMEAIRIPPGQFQRGWNRPPSETDGGGDDDAEAERVTALALGAPLAYGEQLKRDDCPACGKEVSVTIERAPDDESQLITQCVDCGNEVARWRRGDDGENERIR; via the coding sequence ATGGACCACGTCGTCGTCGACGACCTCGACAACTCGCTGCAACCGGCGGCGGTGATGCGCCACCTCACCGACCCCCTGGGCTGTACGGATCTGGCAATCAACTACTACGAACTCGACCCCGGTGACTCGTTCGCGTTCGCGTACCACAACCACGAGGTGCAAGAGGAGGTGTTCGTCGTCCTCTCGGGAACCGCGACGTGGGTGGTCGGCCCCGAACCGGAGAACGCGGACTTCAGCGACGCCGGCGACCCCGAGGAGCGCCGCGAGGTCGAGGTGGGACCGATGGAGGCAATCCGCATCCCGCCGGGGCAGTTTCAGCGCGGGTGGAACCGGCCTCCCTCGGAAACGGACGGCGGCGGCGACGACGACGCCGAAGCCGAGCGCGTGACTGCACTCGCACTCGGCGCGCCGTTAGCCTACGGCGAACAACTGAAGCGCGACGACTGCCCGGCGTGTGGCAAGGAGGTGTCGGTGACAATCGAGCGTGCACCCGACGACGAGTCGCAGTTGATCACGCAGTGTGTCGACTGCGGGAACGAGGTAGCGCGGTGGCGACGCGGCGACGACGGCGAGAACGAGCGGATCCGATAA
- a CDS encoding cupredoxin domain-containing protein → MSKTTLRRRTFVAATIAAVTGTAGCVAGSREGAGGTDTAAAASTTTSTESHDDGGHGGDEEGHHEENTHHAEETETSHDDGHSSDHGHGVPEEPSASATVNLVTTDEGYHFDPHVVWVEEGGTVTFHNESGSHTATAYAQANDKPQRIPEDAAAFDTGMLTESGAEHEVTLDTPGVYDYYCAPHEAMGMVATIVVGKPDPHDATGLAEAQSSLPSGAREKIHGLNETVNGMLGHTH, encoded by the coding sequence ATGTCGAAGACCACACTCCGTCGACGGACGTTCGTCGCAGCGACTATCGCCGCGGTGACCGGGACTGCTGGCTGTGTGGCCGGAAGCCGCGAGGGGGCCGGTGGCACGGACACGGCGGCCGCCGCGTCCACCACGACGTCGACCGAGTCGCACGACGACGGCGGTCACGGCGGCGACGAAGAGGGGCACCACGAGGAGAACACTCACCACGCCGAGGAGACCGAAACGAGCCACGACGACGGGCACAGTTCGGACCACGGGCACGGCGTCCCCGAGGAACCGTCGGCGTCGGCGACGGTGAACCTCGTCACGACCGACGAGGGGTACCACTTCGACCCGCACGTCGTCTGGGTCGAGGAGGGGGGCACTGTCACCTTCCACAACGAGTCGGGCAGCCACACCGCGACGGCGTACGCACAGGCCAACGACAAGCCCCAGCGCATCCCCGAAGACGCCGCTGCGTTCGACACGGGGATGCTGACCGAGTCGGGGGCAGAACACGAGGTGACGCTCGACACGCCCGGCGTGTACGACTACTACTGTGCTCCCCACGAGGCGATGGGGATGGTCGCGACTATCGTCGTCGGGAAGCCCGACCCGCACGACGCGACCGGACTCGCCGAGGCTCAGTCGTCGCTTCCGTCGGGCGCCCGTGAGAAGATTCACGGCCTCAACGAGACGGTCAACGGGATGCTCGGTCACACGCACTGA
- a CDS encoding phosphoglycerol geranylgeranyltransferase — translation MSAPWAEWDHILKIDPDKDLHADETFADACKTGTDAIEIGGTLDVTSEKATRVIEACKEHDVPLYQEPSNPGVVVDDEALDGYLIPTVFNAGEPFWITGAHKEWVRIADDLDWERTHTEAYIVLNPEASAAQLTSADCDLTPDEVGAYARVAERMFGQDIVYVEYSGTLGDRETVKAAHDALDESTLFYGGGIHDYDDAHAMGQVADAVVVGDLLHDEGADAVRETVEGVKDAHSELADA, via the coding sequence ATGAGTGCGCCCTGGGCGGAGTGGGACCACATCCTGAAGATCGACCCGGACAAAGACCTGCACGCAGACGAGACGTTCGCGGACGCCTGCAAGACCGGCACGGACGCTATCGAAATCGGTGGCACGCTCGACGTGACCTCCGAGAAGGCCACGCGCGTCATCGAGGCGTGCAAGGAACACGATGTGCCGCTGTACCAAGAGCCGTCGAACCCGGGCGTCGTCGTCGACGACGAGGCGCTGGACGGCTACCTCATCCCGACGGTGTTCAACGCGGGCGAGCCGTTTTGGATCACCGGCGCGCACAAAGAGTGGGTCCGTATCGCCGACGACCTCGACTGGGAGCGCACCCACACCGAGGCGTACATCGTCCTCAACCCCGAGGCCTCTGCGGCGCAGTTGACCAGCGCCGACTGCGACCTCACGCCCGACGAGGTGGGCGCGTACGCCCGCGTCGCCGAGCGGATGTTCGGCCAGGACATCGTCTACGTGGAGTACTCCGGGACGCTCGGCGACCGCGAGACGGTGAAGGCCGCCCACGACGCCCTCGACGAGTCGACGCTGTTCTACGGCGGTGGCATCCACGACTACGACGACGCCCACGCGATGGGACAGGTTGCCGACGCCGTCGTCGTCGGCGACCTTCTCCACGACGAGGGCGCAGACGCCGTTCGCGAGACGGTCGAAGGCGTCAAAGACGCCCACTCCGAACTGGCCGACGCGTAA